In the Xanthobacteraceae bacterium genome, TTAAGCGCACGCGAAGCGTGGGCACCGGCAGTCTCGGACAGGACCACCGGAAGAACCGAAGCTCTCCCGGTGTCACCGCGCAGCGCGAACGCTGCGCGGAAACTCGATTAGGCGTTGAGCGCGGTCTGCGTATCAACGCGAACGCCGGGTCCCATCGTCGATGAGATGGCGATCTTCTTGATAAAGGTGCCCTTCGACGCCGACGGCTTCGCCTTGGAAACCGCGTCGACGAAAGTGCGAATGTTCTGCGAAAGCTGCTCGGCCGAGAACGACGCCTTGCCGACGCCGGCCTGGATGATGCCCGCCTTCTCGATACGGAATTCGACTGAGCCGCCCTTCGCACCCTTGACCGCGTTGGCGACGTCCATCGTCACGGTGCCGACCTTCGGGTTCGGCATCATGCCGCGCGGGCCGAGTACCTTACCGAGACGGCCGACCAGACCCATCATGTCCGGGGTCGCGATGCAGCGATCAAAATTGATGTTGCCCGCGTTCACCTGTTCGAACAGGTCTTCCGCGCCGACCACGTCGGCGCCCGCCTTCTTGGCTTCTTCCGCCTTCGGACCCTTGGCGAACACCGCGACGCGCGCGGTGCGGCCGGTACCGTTCGGCAGCGTGACGACGCCACGGACCATCTGGTCGGTCTGCTTTGCATCGACGCCGAGGTTGAGCGCGATCTCGATGGTTTCGTCGAACTTCGCTTTCGCGCGTTCCTTGACCATCTTCACGGCTTCGTCGAGCGCGTAGAGCTTCATCGGCTCGATGCCTTCGGCGGCTTTCTTGAATCGTTTGTTTGCCATGGCGCTTACCCCGTCACCGTCAGGCCCATCGAACGGGCGGAGCCTTCGATCATGCTCATTGCGGATTCGACCGTCGTGCAGTTGAGATCGGCCATCTTCTTCTCGGCGATCTCCTTGATCTGCGCGCGCGTCACCGAACCGGCGGTGGAAAGGCCCGGCGTCTTGGAGCCGGATTGCACCTTCGCGGCCTTCTTCAGGAAGAAGGAGACCGGCGGCGTCTTCATCTCGAACGTGAAGGAGCGATCCTGATAGATCGTGATGGTGACGGGGATCGGCATCCCCTTCTCCATCTGCCCGGTCTTCGCGTTGAAGGCCTTGCAGAACTCCATGATGTTCAGGCCGCGCTGGCCCAACGCAGGACCGATCGGCGGCGCGGGATTGGCCGCGCCGGCGGGCACCTGCAATTTCAAATAACCCGTTACTTTCTTCGCCATCGTCTTCTCCAGTTACGAAGGGCATACCCCTCGTCTAGTGTCGTGGTGCGGCTCCGAGACAAGCGCGGCGATGCGCAAGCCCTGCCTCCCACAATGCCGGTCAGGTCTTCTCGACCTGCCCGAATTCCAGCTCGACCGGCGTCGCGCGGCCGAAAATCGAAACAGCGACTTTCAGGCGCGAACGGTCGTCGTCTACTTCTTCCACCGTGCCGTTGAACGAAGCGAACGGGCCATCGGCCACGCGCACCTGTTCGCCGATCTCGAAGGTGATCGACGGCTTCGGACGCTCGATGCCTTCCTGCACCTGCTGCAGGATGTGTTGCGCTTCCGAATCCGGAATCGGCATCGGCTTCTTGTCTGCGCCGAGGAAACCCGTGACCTTCGGCGTATTCTTGATGAGGTGGTACACCTCGTCGGTCAGTTCGCACTTCACCAGCACGTAGCCGGGATAGAGCTTGCGATCGATCTCGAGCTTGCGCCCGCGGCGCACCTCGGTGACCTTCTCGGACGGCACCAGAATATCTTCGAACGCATCGGCGAGGCCGCGGTTCTGCGCCTGCTCGCGCAGGGATTCCGCGACCTTCTTCTCGAAGTTCGAGTAGGCGTGGACGATGTACCAGCGCTTGGCCAATTGCTTCTCCGTCAGCGCAGGATGTTCAGCAGGAAGCTCATCCCGAAGCGGATGATCTGGTCCGCAAGCAGGAAGAAGATCGAAGCGACCGTCGCCATCACGAACACCATGATGGTCGTCAGGATCGTCTCGCGGCGGGTCGGCCAGGTGACCTTCGCGGTCTCGGCCCGTACCTGCTGGAGAAACTCGAAGGGTTTGATCGCCATTTTCCGCCGTCCGCCTTCCGCCGTCGCCCTGTTCGCGCGCGAGACTGCGCGCTGTTTTTCTCGTTACGCCTTGCTCTTTATTCCTGCCCGTTGCCCACTGGCTGGCAGGAGTGGAGGGACTCGAACCCCCAACCCCCGGTTTTGGAGACCGGTGCTCTAGCCAATTGAGCTACACTCCTCCGCAAGCGGGAAAGGCGGCAAAAAGGCCATAAGGCCCGCCGCGGGGGGACTAATGCAGTATTAAGACACTGATTGCAAGGGCGTGATGGCGCCAATATAGGGCGGATTCGGCCTTTTGTAAGGGCTTTTTTGCCCTCTACGCCCCTGTTTCCACCGGCCCTGTCCCGGGCCTGCTCCCTAACCGTGCCGGACCTCGAAAAGCGTGATTCTGTGACGGCCGGCACAGCCCCGGCCCCGCCCTCCGGCTAGGGTCAACCATCATCGATTGACCTCTCAAACTAAAGGGGCGCCCGCAAAGGCGCCCCTTCTTCTTTATGGATGGCAGTAGCTGGTTGTCGCTACCGGACTTGCCGTTCGATTATTCAATAATCTTCGCAACAACCCCGGCACCGACGGTACGGCCGCCTTCGCGGATGGCGAAGCGGAGCTTTTCTTCCATCGCGATCGGCACGATCAGCTGCACTTCCATCGAGACGTTATCGCCCGGCATCACCATCTCGGTGCCCGAAGGCAGCGTGACGATGCCCGTCACGTCCGTCGTGCGGAAGTAGAACTGCGGACGGTAGTTCGTGAAGAAAGGCGTGTGACGGCCGCCCTCTTCCTTGGTCAGGATGTAGGCCTCAGCCGTGAACTTCGTGTGCGGCTTCACCGAACCCGGCTTGCACAGCACCTGACCGCGCTCGATTTCCTCGCGCTTGGTGCCACGGAGCAGAATGCCGACGTTGTCGCCAGCCTGACCCTGATCCAGCAGCTTGCGGAACATCTCGACGCCCGTGACGGTCGTCTTCTGCGTGTCGCGGATGCCGACGATCTCGACTTCCTCGCCAACCTTGATGATGCCGCGCTCGACGCGGCCGGTCGCGACCGTGCCGCGGCCCGAGATCGAGAACACGTCTTCCACCGGCATCAGGAACGCGCCGTCCACCGGACGGTCCGGCTGCGGGATCGAGGCGTCCACCGCTTCCATCAGCTTCAGGATCGCGTCGTGGCCCTGTTCCTTGTTCTTGTCTTCCAGCGCCATCAGCGCCGAGCCGCGGATGATCGGGATCTTGTCGCCGGGGAAGTTGTACTTCGACAGCAACTCGCGGACTTCCAGCTCGACGAGGTCGAGCAGTTCCGGATCGTCCACCATGTCGACCTTGTTCATGAACACCACGATCGCCGGAACGCCGACCTGACGCGCCAGCAGGATGTGCTCGCGGGTCTGCGGCATCGGACCGTCGGCGGCCGATACGACGAGGATCGCGCCGTCCATCTGCGCAGCACCCGTGATCATGTTCTTCACGTAGTCCGCGTGGCCGGGGCAATCGACGTGCGCATAGTGGCGGTTCTTGGTCTCGTATTCGACGTGCGCCGTCGAAATCGTAATACCGCGCGCCTTCTCTTCCGGCGCCTTGTCGATCTGGTCATAGGCCGTGAACTGCGCACCGCCCGTCTCGGCAAGCACCTTCGTGATCGCAGCCGTCAAAGACGTCTTGCCATGGTCAACGTGACCAATCGTGCCAATGTTGCAATGCGGTTTCGTGCGTTCGAATTTTTCCTTGGCCATTGATCTTCTCTGTTTTTCCTGCGGTCGCCGATCTGTTGTTGGGACGGATTGGAGCGGGTGAAGGGAATCGAACCCTCGTCGTCAGCTTGGAAGGCTGCTGCTCTACCATTGAGCTACACCCGCGAATTGGCGGGTCTTTTAACGGGAACGCCATGGCTCGCCAAGAATGATTGGCTGCTTTTGCCTAACCGTCACAAAAGACGTGAAAGGCGGTGGTGGGGGAGGCAGGACTCGAACCTGCGAAGGCATAGCCAGCGGATTTACAGTCCGCCCCCTTTGCCGCTCGGGACACTCCCCCGGAAGTACCGGGTTTCGCTCGAAATAGAGCAGAAACGAACCAGGCCCCGCCACCCGCGAGGCCCAGCGGCGGGACTTATGGTTGCCGACCAGAAGGGTGTCAACCCTGCGAAATCGCTTTGATACGGGAGGGTTAGGCCTCTCCCGTCCCCGAATTGCCAAGCCACCGCCGCGGGGCCTAGATGCCCGCCCCGACGAGATAAATCCGATGCCCGGACGCCCGCAAAAACCGCCGAAAAACCGAACCGCCCTCACCGGCCGGCGCAGCTTTGGCGCGGACGGCCGCAAGATCCCGCTCGACCACACCATCCTCTACGGCTGGCACCCGGTTTCGGAAGCGCTGAAGAATCCCGCGCGCCGTTTTCGCGTGCTGATCGCGACCGAAAACGCATTGCGGCGGCTGCGCGAGGAGAACATCGAACTGCCCGTGCAGCCGGAAATCGTGCGGCCCGACGCGCTCGACAAGAAGCTCACCCCCGATGCCGTGCATCAGGGGCTGTTCGCCGTCACCGACGCGCTGCCCTCGCCCGGCCTGCACGAACTCGCGCTCGACCGGCTTGTACTCGTGCTCGACCAGATCACCGATCCGCATAACTTCGGCGCGATCGTGCGCACCGCCGCCGCCTTCAAGGTCTCCGCGATCGTGACCACCGCGCGTCATTCGCCGGAAGCGACAGGCGTACTCGCGAAATCCGCTTCCGGCGGGCTGGAGCATGTGCCGATCGCGCTGGTGCAGAACCTCGCCCGCGCGATGAACGAACTGAAAGAGCGCGGCTTCACGATGGTCGGCCTTGCGGAAGAAGGCGAAGCGGATTTGAGCGAAACGAAACTCCGCGCGCCGGTCGCACTCGTGCTCGGCGCAGAAGGCAAGGGACTGCGCCAGCTTACCCGTGAAAC is a window encoding:
- the tuf gene encoding elongation factor Tu, whose product is MAKEKFERTKPHCNIGTIGHVDHGKTSLTAAITKVLAETGGAQFTAYDQIDKAPEEKARGITISTAHVEYETKNRHYAHVDCPGHADYVKNMITGAAQMDGAILVVSAADGPMPQTREHILLARQVGVPAIVVFMNKVDMVDDPELLDLVELEVRELLSKYNFPGDKIPIIRGSALMALEDKNKEQGHDAILKLMEAVDASIPQPDRPVDGAFLMPVEDVFSISGRGTVATGRVERGIIKVGEEVEIVGIRDTQKTTVTGVEMFRKLLDQGQAGDNVGILLRGTKREEIERGQVLCKPGSVKPHTKFTAEAYILTKEEGGRHTPFFTNYRPQFYFRTTDVTGIVTLPSGTEMVMPGDNVSMEVQLIVPIAMEEKLRFAIREGGRTVGAGVVAKIIE
- the secE gene encoding preprotein translocase subunit SecE; the encoded protein is MAIKPFEFLQQVRAETAKVTWPTRRETILTTIMVFVMATVASIFFLLADQIIRFGMSFLLNILR
- the rplK gene encoding 50S ribosomal protein L11 produces the protein MAKKVTGYLKLQVPAGAANPAPPIGPALGQRGLNIMEFCKAFNAKTGQMEKGMPIPVTITIYQDRSFTFEMKTPPVSFFLKKAAKVQSGSKTPGLSTAGSVTRAQIKEIAEKKMADLNCTTVESAMSMIEGSARSMGLTVTG
- the nusG gene encoding transcription termination/antitermination protein NusG; amino-acid sequence: MAKRWYIVHAYSNFEKKVAESLREQAQNRGLADAFEDILVPSEKVTEVRRGRKLEIDRKLYPGYVLVKCELTDEVYHLIKNTPKVTGFLGADKKPMPIPDSEAQHILQQVQEGIERPKPSITFEIGEQVRVADGPFASFNGTVEEVDDDRSRLKVAVSIFGRATPVELEFGQVEKT
- the rlmB gene encoding 23S rRNA (guanosine(2251)-2'-O)-methyltransferase RlmB translates to MPGRPQKPPKNRTALTGRRSFGADGRKIPLDHTILYGWHPVSEALKNPARRFRVLIATENALRRLREENIELPVQPEIVRPDALDKKLTPDAVHQGLFAVTDALPSPGLHELALDRLVLVLDQITDPHNFGAIVRTAAAFKVSAIVTTARHSPEATGVLAKSASGGLEHVPIALVQNLARAMNELKERGFTMVGLAEEGEADLSETKLRAPVALVLGAEGKGLRQLTRETCDVIARLDLPGAIASLNVSNAAALALYIADRATRSTR
- the rplA gene encoding 50S ribosomal protein L1, with product MANKRFKKAAEGIEPMKLYALDEAVKMVKERAKAKFDETIEIALNLGVDAKQTDQMVRGVVTLPNGTGRTARVAVFAKGPKAEEAKKAGADVVGAEDLFEQVNAGNINFDRCIATPDMMGLVGRLGKVLGPRGMMPNPKVGTVTMDVANAVKGAKGGSVEFRIEKAGIIQAGVGKASFSAEQLSQNIRTFVDAVSKAKPSASKGTFIKKIAISSTMGPGVRVDTQTALNA